The Elaeis guineensis isolate ETL-2024a chromosome 14, EG11, whole genome shotgun sequence genome has a segment encoding these proteins:
- the LOC105057211 gene encoding rhodanese-like domain-containing protein 7, whose product MPSLPFPGVTNGSRAALLRMLSRPSPNPNPNHRFLCAMATGTEKSLIPHLPNLSNPKAFPLNPQHLEISAPKSLHVLPVVPSRSAAVAIQSAAEARCVGTEVESSNPSLVVVSFYKFADFPDHAAMRRPLKDLCEEVRVSGGIILAPEGINGSICGTRESVEKVLKFIQADERLKGLRQIESPVTPEDEAIHHGHTSHSPLGAGEDAPFQWDHVRVKLKKEIVSFGDPSVLPTKMVGKYVKPRDWNALISDPHTILIDVRNIYEIRIGKFKGAVDPCTTAFREFPSWVDDTFDMVKSDSEQSGFKDDSTKEQTQLGEPKRLPRVAMYCTGGIRCEKASSFLLRKGFKEVYHLEGGILKYLEEVPKSESLWEGECFVFDKRVSVEHGLAQGTYKLCYGCKQPVSDADMEAPEWEYGVSCPHCFSTKSQEEKERARARQRQFETWGVIGGPDKGRRDPARFETDNDRKANHRPNSI is encoded by the exons ATGCCATCCCTGCCTTTTCCCGGCGTGACCAACGGCAGCAGAGCGGCGTTACTGAGGATGCTCTCCCGCCCCtccccaaaccctaaccctaaccataGATTCCTCTGCGCCATGGCCACGGGCACCGAGAAATCCCTAATTCCTCACCTCCCCAACCTCTCAAACCCTAAAGCTTTCCCTCTCAATCCCCAACACCTCGAGATCTCCGCTCCCAAATCTCTCCATGTGCTGCCCGTGGTTCCCAGCCGGAGCGCCGCCGTTGCTATCCAGAGCGCCGCCGAAGCGAGATGCGTCGGAACGGAGGTGGAGAGCTCGAATCCGTCTCTCGTGGTTGTGTCGTTCTATAAATTTGCGGATTTCCCGGACCACGCAGCAATGCGCCGGCCGTTGAAAGATCTGTGCGAAGAAGTT CGTGTTTCAGGTGGTATTATTCTTGCACCAGAAGGGATCAATGGTAGCATATGTGGGACGAGGGAATCAGTGGAGAAGGTTCTGAAATTTATTCAAGCTGATGAGCGACTGAAAGGCCTTAGACAGATAGAGTCACCTGTTACTCCAGAAGATGAGGCTATCCATCATGGGCATACTAGCCATTCACCCCTTGGAGCAGGAGAAGATGCACCCTTCCAATGGGACCATGTGCGGGTCAAGTTGAAGAAAGAG ATTGTCTCTTTTGGGGATCCAAGCGTGTTGCCGACCAAAATGGTTGGGAAATATGTGAAGCCAAGAGATTGGAATGCATTGATAAGCGATCCTCATACT ATCTTGATTGATGTGCGTAACATTTATGAAATTCGCATCGGAAAGTTTAAAGGAGCAGTTGATCCATGTACCACAGCATTCCGGGAATTTCCATCTTGGGTAGATGATACCTTTGATATGGTTAAATCAGACAGCGAGCAGTCAGGCTTTAAAGATGATAGCACTAAAGAACAGACTCAGCTTGGAGAACCCAAAAGACTACCTCGTGTAGCAATGTATTGCACTGGTGGCATCAGATGCGAAAAGGCTTCAAGCTTTCTCCTTCGGAAAGGTTTTAAAGAG GTTTATCATTTGGAGGGTGGGATTTTGAAATACCTTGAGGAAGTCCCCAAGTCAGAGAGCCTCTGGGAGGGCGAGTGCTTTGTGTTTGATAAACGGGTTTCTGTTGAGCATGGCTTAGCTCAAGGAACTTACAAACTCTGCTATGGATGTAAGCAACCGGTAAGTGATGCAGACATGGAGGCCCCAGAATGGGAATATGGTGTATCGTGCCCGCATTGCTTCTCAACAAAATCTCAAGAGGAGAAAGAAAGAGCAAGGGCTCGGCAAAGGCAGTTTGAGACATGGGGAGTGATCGGTGGACCTGATAAGGGTCGTCGGGATCCTGCTAGATTTGAGACTGACAATGACAGAAAGGCTAACCATCGTCCTAACTCAATCTAG